A single region of the Elizabethkingia sp. JS20170427COW genome encodes:
- a CDS encoding GNAT family N-acetyltransferase, producing MDTTPIWKVKTFNELTTEELYQLIRLRIEIFILEQEAPYQDCDNYDQQALHIWAEIDGEVAAYCRMFDKGIKYPEASIGRVISNSKFRGTGLGKKLISLALETMKNKYANPDIRISAQNYLLPFYGSFGFIPEGETYLEDNLPHTEMFRKA from the coding sequence ATGGACACTACTCCTATCTGGAAAGTTAAAACATTTAATGAATTAACGACCGAAGAGCTTTATCAGCTCATCAGATTAAGAATAGAAATCTTTATTCTAGAACAAGAAGCGCCCTACCAAGATTGTGATAATTACGATCAGCAAGCTTTGCATATTTGGGCAGAAATTGACGGCGAAGTAGCTGCTTATTGCCGTATGTTTGATAAAGGTATAAAATATCCTGAAGCAAGCATTGGGCGCGTTATCTCTAATAGTAAATTTAGAGGAACAGGTCTTGGTAAAAAATTGATAAGCCTCGCTCTAGAAACAATGAAAAATAAATACGCTAATCCCGATATCAGAATTAGCGCTCAAAATTATTTACTTCCTTTTTATGGTAGCTTTGGTTTTATCCCAGAAGGAGAAACTTACCTAGAAGACAATCTCCCACATACTGAAATGTTCCGTAAGGCCTAA
- the msrA gene encoding peptide-methionine (S)-S-oxide reductase MsrA — MKRFFFLFITLCLVSCFGQEKKKNIVTPNKMNTELEHFTIGGGCFWCVQPCFKLLKGVVSVTSGYSGGHTEHPTYKEVCTGDTGHAEVVDITFNPKEISLEKLMEVFLFLHDPTQLNRQGNDIGTQYRSIVFYRNEEQKRIIEKSLKSSEDQQQWPGEYVTQVVKFEKFWPAEDYHQDYYKANPNQPYCSAVTGPKIHKFIKHFDKLGWLSSTEL; from the coding sequence ATGAAACGATTCTTTTTCCTTTTCATCACCTTATGCTTAGTTTCTTGTTTTGGGCAAGAAAAGAAAAAGAATATTGTAACCCCTAACAAAATGAATACAGAATTAGAACATTTTACCATTGGCGGAGGTTGTTTTTGGTGTGTACAACCTTGTTTTAAATTATTAAAAGGAGTAGTATCCGTAACCAGTGGTTATTCGGGAGGGCATACAGAGCACCCTACTTATAAAGAAGTTTGTACAGGAGATACTGGGCATGCAGAGGTGGTAGATATAACTTTTAACCCCAAGGAGATTTCTTTAGAAAAATTAATGGAGGTATTCTTGTTCTTACACGATCCTACACAACTAAACCGACAAGGGAATGATATTGGAACACAATACCGATCCATTGTTTTTTATAGAAATGAAGAGCAAAAGAGAATTATAGAAAAATCTTTAAAATCCTCTGAAGATCAGCAACAATGGCCTGGTGAATATGTAACCCAAGTGGTGAAGTTTGAAAAATTCTGGCCAGCAGAGGACTACCATCAGGATTATTATAAGGCAAATCCTAATCAACCTTATTGTTCAGCGGTAACAGGACCTAAAATTCATAAGTTTATCAAACATTTTGATAAATTAGGATGGCTAAGTTCTACAGAGCTTTAG
- a CDS encoding HmuY family protein, translating to MKKLFLLTTVGILAASCSSSDDRDAAEITNPSASVATHDVQSFNANAKTNTFTLYNLRDNKEVDSTQINTDKWDIGFNKTTIIINGGSARKGKGGAAIVKGAFDEVTKVADNTEFKVDNGNTNPNLAITTGSGKGWYTYNMDTHAILPTAGNIILVKTADGKYAKVQIKSYYQGAPTTPAMTDVSGYYTFKYALQTDGSTVFSK from the coding sequence ATGAAAAAACTATTCTTATTAACTACAGTAGGCATCCTTGCGGCTTCTTGTTCTTCTAGTGACGATAGAGATGCTGCGGAAATCACCAACCCTTCTGCTTCTGTGGCAACTCATGATGTTCAAAGTTTTAATGCCAATGCTAAAACCAATACATTTACATTATATAACTTACGCGATAATAAAGAGGTAGATAGTACCCAAATTAATACAGATAAATGGGATATTGGCTTTAATAAAACCACTATTATTATTAATGGAGGAAGCGCAAGAAAAGGAAAAGGAGGGGCTGCAATTGTAAAAGGTGCTTTTGATGAAGTTACTAAAGTAGCAGATAATACAGAATTTAAAGTAGATAATGGAAATACCAATCCTAATTTAGCTATTACAACAGGTTCAGGAAAAGGATGGTATACTTATAATATGGATACACATGCTATTTTACCTACAGCAGGTAATATCATCTTAGTGAAAACTGCAGATGGGAAATATGCAAAGGTTCAAATCAAAAGCTATTATCAAGGAGCTCCAACAACTCCAGCAATGACAGATGTTTCAGGGTATTATACCTTTAAATATGCATTGCAAACTGATGGTAGTACAGTGTTTAGTAAATAA
- a CDS encoding TonB-dependent siderophore receptor, translating into MKQAVCFFTLSFSFWLSAQHIATEKDIEEVVVSGNTFEQKAKEVPIPIKVIDKKQIAQSGSMRLSDILAEQTGLVLIENHGVGVQMQGMSSEYTLILLNGEPLMGRTAGTLDLSRISVNNIKRIEIIKGSSSSLYGSDALAGVINIITEDPNSNSGELKVRYGTNTTIDVGGYANWVKNKFSANVSADRYSSEGYALGDDLYNKTVSPFENYTYSARLRYKPNTHWDFSIYSRLYTENLYNQTIYEDQKVNGKTISKDFNLSPQIAWTPNDKLTSSLRFYMTSYKNDSHLKFLDTQEVFDDTFYKERYYKVENFTEYKWKPNLKFTLGAGGIYQEIEANRYNDKKTAHQFYGLAQVAYNPYSIWKILAGVRYDYNSIYGDQFNPKLATEVAVTPYLDIHASVGRGFKAPDFRQLYLNFSNSLVGYSVLGTQELEVELQKLIDQGQIDAVLINPSTIKNLKAESSWAYNAGLTLKPVKGFNVKLNAFRNDIENLIQTVVVARKVNGQSLYSYQNFDRVFTQGIEAEASLKFLRNFRLSAGYQYLEAKEKDKVNEIKAGQIYGYDDRGEVIKIKAKDYFGLPNRSKHTFNAKIFYENIKGWNFNIRGIYRGEYGFADMDGNGIINNKSEMAPGYFTMNAAIGKKFSGRYQLTIGAANLFDYKKPAYTPEFYGRLLWASFKITY; encoded by the coding sequence ATGAAACAAGCGGTTTGCTTTTTTACTCTTTCTTTCTCTTTTTGGTTAAGTGCTCAGCATATAGCAACAGAAAAGGATATAGAGGAAGTGGTGGTCTCAGGGAATACCTTTGAGCAGAAGGCAAAGGAAGTTCCTATTCCTATCAAGGTTATTGATAAGAAGCAGATTGCCCAATCTGGAAGCATGAGGCTGAGTGATATCTTGGCAGAACAGACAGGTTTGGTATTGATTGAAAATCATGGAGTAGGAGTACAGATGCAAGGGATGTCTAGTGAATATACTTTGATTCTGTTGAATGGAGAACCTCTAATGGGAAGAACAGCAGGTACTTTAGATCTTTCCAGAATTTCAGTTAATAATATTAAAAGAATCGAGATTATCAAAGGTTCTAGCTCTTCGCTGTATGGGTCAGATGCTTTGGCTGGGGTTATTAATATCATCACAGAAGATCCGAATAGTAATTCAGGAGAATTGAAGGTAAGATACGGAACCAATACAACAATAGATGTAGGAGGTTATGCCAATTGGGTGAAGAATAAGTTTTCTGCAAATGTTTCAGCAGACCGTTATAGTTCTGAAGGATATGCATTAGGAGATGATCTTTATAATAAAACGGTAAGCCCTTTTGAAAACTATACATATTCTGCAAGGTTAAGATATAAGCCAAATACCCATTGGGATTTTAGTATTTATTCAAGATTATATACTGAAAATCTTTATAATCAAACGATATATGAAGACCAAAAAGTAAATGGAAAAACAATTAGTAAGGACTTCAATCTATCACCTCAAATTGCTTGGACTCCTAATGATAAATTAACTTCTTCTTTACGTTTTTATATGACTTCGTATAAAAATGATTCGCATCTTAAGTTTTTAGATACCCAAGAAGTATTTGATGACACTTTCTATAAGGAGAGATATTATAAAGTAGAAAACTTTACCGAATATAAATGGAAGCCTAATCTAAAATTTACTTTAGGAGCAGGGGGAATTTATCAAGAAATAGAAGCCAATCGATATAATGATAAAAAAACTGCTCACCAATTTTATGGCTTAGCACAAGTGGCTTATAACCCTTATAGCATATGGAAAATATTGGCTGGGGTAAGATATGATTACAATAGCATTTATGGAGATCAGTTTAATCCTAAGTTGGCTACAGAAGTGGCTGTTACTCCATATTTAGATATTCATGCATCGGTAGGAAGAGGATTTAAGGCTCCAGATTTTAGACAATTATACCTTAATTTCTCAAATAGTTTGGTCGGCTATTCTGTATTGGGAACTCAAGAACTTGAAGTAGAACTTCAAAAATTAATAGACCAAGGACAGATAGATGCAGTATTGATAAACCCTTCTACTATAAAGAATTTGAAGGCTGAAAGCTCTTGGGCTTATAACGCAGGGCTTACACTAAAACCAGTAAAAGGATTTAATGTAAAATTAAATGCTTTTAGAAATGATATAGAAAACCTTATCCAAACGGTAGTGGTGGCGAGAAAGGTGAATGGACAAAGTTTATATTCTTATCAAAATTTTGATAGGGTTTTCACCCAAGGGATTGAAGCCGAGGCTTCTTTAAAGTTTTTGAGAAATTTCCGTCTTTCTGCAGGATATCAATATCTGGAAGCAAAGGAAAAAGATAAAGTAAACGAGATAAAAGCTGGACAGATCTATGGATATGATGATAGAGGAGAGGTAATTAAAATTAAAGCTAAAGATTACTTTGGACTCCCTAATCGTAGTAAGCATACCTTTAATGCAAAGATTTTCTATGAAAATATAAAAGGTTGGAATTTCAATATTAGAGGAATTTATCGAGGGGAATATGGTTTTGCTGATATGGATGGCAACGGAATTATCAACAACAAATCTGAAATGGCTCCTGGATATTTCACTATGAATGCGGCAATAGGGAAAAAATTCTCAGGAAGATACCAGCTAACCATAGGAGCAGCTAACCTTTTTGATTATAAAAAACCAGCCTATACCCCAGAGTTTTATGGAAGATTACTTTGGGCAAGCTTTAAAATAACTTATTAA
- a CDS encoding DUF6607 family protein — MNKRICLLSLVVLSGLSFGQSQQDRESIKDMAGCYEISFNFAETFSPDKNYQKKDNYKSGGLEWVEVIEDKNDKISLQHLLVIDEKPGAEHAVIKHWRQDWLYENTDFHQYHTPNYWKYVKLPKEQVKGQWTQRVFQVDDTPRYEGTGTWIHVDGRNYWESNADSPLPRREHTVRDDYNVLNRNNRHEIHTWGWMHDQDNKKVLRENGKEDKVIVEEKGKEYYTKVPAERCINAQNWWKENKGLWANVRGAWEKELSKNKDLKLEKYVNGRELYKYLFELKPNQTKEAEKIINKFIK, encoded by the coding sequence ATGAATAAAAGAATATGTTTATTAAGTTTAGTAGTATTATCGGGTTTAAGCTTTGGTCAAAGCCAACAAGATAGAGAATCCATTAAAGATATGGCAGGTTGTTATGAGATTAGTTTCAACTTTGCTGAGACTTTTTCCCCTGATAAAAACTATCAAAAAAAAGATAATTATAAATCTGGTGGCCTAGAATGGGTAGAAGTAATTGAAGATAAAAATGATAAAATATCCCTTCAACACTTATTGGTAATTGATGAAAAACCTGGAGCTGAACATGCCGTAATCAAACACTGGAGACAAGATTGGTTATATGAAAATACCGACTTTCACCAATACCACACTCCCAACTATTGGAAATATGTAAAACTACCAAAAGAACAAGTAAAAGGACAGTGGACACAAAGAGTTTTCCAAGTAGATGATACTCCTAGATACGAAGGTACTGGTACATGGATCCACGTGGATGGAAGAAATTACTGGGAATCTAATGCTGATAGTCCTTTACCTAGGAGAGAACATACAGTAAGAGATGATTACAATGTTCTTAACAGAAATAACCGTCATGAGATCCATACTTGGGGTTGGATGCATGACCAAGATAACAAAAAAGTCTTAAGAGAAAACGGTAAAGAAGACAAAGTAATTGTAGAAGAAAAAGGAAAAGAATATTACACTAAAGTGCCTGCTGAAAGATGCATCAATGCCCAAAATTGGTGGAAGGAAAACAAAGGTTTATGGGCTAACGTAAGAGGTGCTTGGGAAAAAGAACTTTCTAAAAATAAAGACCTTAAACTAGAAAAATATGTGAATGGCAGAGAACTTTACAAATATCTTTTCGAGTTAAAACCTAATCAAACCAAAGAAGCTGAGAAGATCATCAACAAATTCATAAAATAA
- the rpmA gene encoding 50S ribosomal protein L27, with the protein MAHKKGVGSSKNGRESHSKRLGVKIFGGQEAIAGNIIVRQRGTQHHAGENVGIGKDHTLFALVDGKVVFTKKKDNRSYVSVEAIA; encoded by the coding sequence ATGGCACACAAAAAAGGGGTAGGTAGCTCCAAAAACGGTAGAGAATCTCACTCTAAAAGATTAGGTGTTAAGATTTTTGGTGGTCAAGAAGCGATCGCAGGTAACATCATCGTGAGACAAAGAGGTACTCAACACCACGCTGGTGAAAATGTAGGTATTGGTAAAGACCATACTCTTTTCGCTTTAGTAGATGGTAAAGTAGTATTTACTAAAAAGAAAGATAACAGATCTTATGTTTCTGTAGAAGCTATCGCTTAA
- the rplU gene encoding 50S ribosomal protein L21 — protein MFAIVEIAGLQYKVEKDQKLYVNRLNLEKGAKVTFDKVLLTVNGSVTVGAPAVSGVSVEAEVLDQVKADKVIVFKKKRRKGYAVKNGHRQQMTQIQITGITGF, from the coding sequence ATGTTTGCAATCGTAGAGATAGCAGGGCTTCAATACAAAGTTGAAAAAGACCAAAAATTGTATGTTAACCGTCTTAACCTTGAGAAAGGTGCAAAAGTAACTTTTGATAAAGTACTTTTAACTGTTAACGGATCAGTTACTGTTGGCGCCCCGGCTGTAAGTGGAGTTTCTGTAGAAGCTGAAGTTTTAGACCAAGTGAAAGCTGATAAAGTAATCGTTTTCAAAAAGAAAAGAAGAAAAGGTTACGCAGTTAAAAACGGTCACAGACAACAAATGACTCAAATTCAAATTACTGGTATTACAGGATTTTAA
- a CDS encoding LTA synthase family protein, with the protein MMNSNIRTNEYLALAYRLFLAYLFYFVARILFGIFNWELLKLDSVTELLRLCYYGLAFDTTAILYTNALFILLSILPFTINTQKSYQKALTIIYFACNLFAMVFNYADFIYYKFTLSRSASNLFESLEHETNKVQLFSGFLVRYWYVFVLYFVMAFLWIYFYKQVKVKEKEYASKVYYFITSIIGVCVITVLAVGGIRGDFKKSTRPLNLVDANKHVVNFSHGDVVLNTPFCIIRTINKNSFQVPNYMTLKEAERLSVPIKQYTKNPTTHPNVVVFILESFGREYMGAFNKEQKIKDFVSYSPFLDSLAQQSLIFPNAFANGYKSIHGMSSVLSGIPSFKDAFTSSPYPNQKIESLVSTLKSEGYDTSFFHGAPNGSMGFLGYGNILGFDHYYGKTEYNNDQDFDGVWGIWDEPFLQFMNKTLSSKKQPFMSTVFTVSSHEPFQVPEKYKGKFPKGHVDMHQVVGYTDYALKKFFEAAQKEPWFKNTIFIFTADHTNQSYYAKYQNGINRSAVPLMIYRPNSDLKGVDYRWAQQIDIYPTVLDMIGYHQPFRSWGVSLFGDERQAPFVVNYMDNTYRYASGNYICVFDGTKALGFYAKEDTELKHNLISHKTPEMEKLEQECKAFLQDYFYRIVHKKLSL; encoded by the coding sequence ATGATGAATTCTAACATCAGAACTAATGAATATTTAGCATTAGCGTATAGACTATTTTTAGCCTACCTTTTTTATTTTGTGGCAAGAATCCTTTTTGGGATTTTTAATTGGGAATTGTTGAAGCTAGATTCCGTAACAGAGCTTTTGAGACTATGCTATTATGGGCTAGCCTTTGATACTACGGCGATTCTTTATACCAATGCCTTGTTTATCCTATTGTCGATATTGCCTTTTACGATTAATACCCAAAAGTCTTATCAAAAAGCACTAACCATTATCTATTTTGCATGTAATTTATTTGCGATGGTTTTTAATTATGCAGATTTTATTTATTACAAATTCACATTAAGTAGAAGTGCTTCCAATTTATTTGAGAGTCTGGAACATGAGACGAATAAGGTTCAGCTTTTCTCAGGATTTTTAGTAAGATATTGGTATGTGTTTGTTCTTTATTTTGTAATGGCTTTCTTGTGGATTTATTTTTATAAACAAGTAAAAGTAAAAGAAAAGGAATACGCCTCTAAAGTTTATTACTTTATCACTTCTATTATTGGAGTGTGTGTAATTACAGTATTAGCAGTAGGAGGGATTAGAGGAGATTTTAAGAAAAGTACGAGACCTCTTAATTTGGTAGATGCCAATAAGCATGTAGTTAACTTTTCTCATGGAGATGTAGTACTTAACACTCCTTTTTGTATTATTAGGACAATTAATAAAAATTCTTTTCAAGTCCCGAACTATATGACTTTAAAGGAAGCAGAAAGATTATCGGTACCGATAAAACAATATACTAAGAATCCAACTACGCATCCTAATGTAGTGGTATTTATTCTGGAAAGTTTTGGGCGAGAATATATGGGAGCTTTTAATAAAGAACAGAAGATAAAGGATTTTGTAAGTTATTCGCCGTTTTTAGATTCATTGGCGCAACAGAGTTTAATTTTTCCTAATGCGTTTGCCAATGGGTATAAATCTATTCATGGGATGTCTTCAGTTTTGTCGGGTATTCCTTCTTTTAAAGACGCTTTTACTTCTTCTCCTTATCCTAATCAGAAGATAGAATCTTTAGTTTCTACCTTAAAGTCTGAAGGCTATGATACTTCCTTTTTCCATGGAGCACCTAATGGGTCAATGGGTTTTTTAGGATATGGAAATATTTTAGGATTCGATCATTATTATGGAAAGACAGAGTATAACAATGACCAAGATTTTGATGGAGTTTGGGGGATTTGGGATGAGCCGTTTTTACAGTTTATGAACAAAACATTGTCTTCTAAAAAACAACCCTTTATGTCTACAGTGTTTACCGTTTCCTCTCATGAGCCCTTCCAAGTTCCAGAAAAGTATAAAGGTAAATTCCCTAAAGGGCATGTAGATATGCACCAAGTAGTAGGGTACACGGATTATGCATTAAAGAAATTTTTTGAAGCAGCTCAGAAAGAACCATGGTTTAAGAATACGATATTTATCTTTACCGCTGATCATACCAACCAAAGTTATTATGCGAAGTATCAAAATGGAATCAATCGATCTGCGGTTCCGTTAATGATTTATCGCCCTAATAGTGATTTAAAAGGTGTTGATTACCGATGGGCGCAGCAAATTGATATCTACCCAACAGTTTTGGATATGATAGGATATCACCAACCGTTTAGAAGTTGGGGGGTAAGCTTATTTGGTGATGAGAGACAAGCTCCATTTGTAGTGAACTATATGGATAATACTTATCGTTACGCATCAGGAAATTATATTTGTGTTTTTGATGGCACAAAAGCATTAGGGTTTTATGCCAAAGAAGATACAGAACTAAAACATAATTTAATTTCTCATAAAACTCCTGAAATGGAAAAATTAGAGCAAGAATGTAAAGCTTTCCTACAGGATTATTTCTATAGAATTGTTCATAAAAAACTGAGTTTGTAA
- a CDS encoding acyltransferase family protein, whose amino-acid sequence MKRDLYIDFAKGFATLSIIFIHTVFWSGQFYIPTELRVLSLLIDVPIFFALSGLTSSGNLEKTFYRLLKLQITYMIFVTGLFLVDWLFKVIVINFWSLDTLKNIYATFGGKYIPRNPSAIPNWEQLGNWFAHSYSNCDTFPVVMGSFWYLKIYYIITVFGILILKFFNKHIPWFIAICAALLCYFNIDFGNYPSGQVGYVCFYLAIFLIAHQLKGKQLNKNLIPLLYTLCLAALATLGFVYGDDIYLRMNKMKFPPKLPYILWSFLSLITVFALYNRWKITKDNFINEIGRNAIFYYFAQGISSSLVYFVVVPLQDQIHWAILMIAIYILNVLLAIAIVQLLKRTDTLGWNILKKLRKYTESRA is encoded by the coding sequence ATGAAGAGAGATCTCTATATCGATTTCGCCAAAGGCTTTGCTACTCTGAGCATTATCTTTATCCATACCGTTTTTTGGTCAGGCCAATTTTACATTCCTACTGAGCTTAGAGTATTAAGTTTGTTAATTGATGTCCCTATTTTCTTTGCTCTTAGTGGACTTACATCTTCAGGAAACCTCGAAAAAACTTTTTATAGGCTCCTAAAATTACAAATTACGTATATGATTTTTGTAACCGGGCTCTTCTTGGTAGATTGGCTATTCAAAGTAATCGTCATCAACTTTTGGAGTTTAGATACCCTCAAAAATATATATGCCACATTCGGTGGGAAATATATCCCTCGGAATCCTTCCGCTATCCCAAACTGGGAACAACTAGGAAATTGGTTTGCCCACAGCTATAGCAATTGCGATACTTTTCCTGTGGTAATGGGAAGCTTCTGGTATCTGAAAATTTACTATATCATCACCGTTTTTGGAATTCTTATTCTTAAATTCTTCAACAAACATATCCCTTGGTTTATTGCCATATGTGCTGCTTTGCTGTGCTACTTCAATATAGATTTCGGCAATTATCCTTCTGGGCAAGTAGGTTATGTGTGCTTCTACCTCGCTATTTTCCTAATAGCTCACCAACTAAAAGGAAAACAATTGAATAAGAACCTAATTCCATTATTGTATACACTGTGTTTAGCAGCCCTTGCAACTCTAGGTTTTGTATATGGAGATGATATTTACCTTAGGATGAATAAGATGAAATTTCCACCAAAACTCCCTTATATCCTTTGGTCATTCCTTTCTCTAATTACTGTTTTCGCCTTATATAACCGATGGAAAATTACCAAGGATAATTTCATTAACGAAATTGGTAGAAATGCAATTTTCTACTACTTTGCACAAGGGATTAGCTCCTCTCTTGTTTATTTCGTCGTTGTTCCTTTACAAGATCAAATCCACTGGGCAATATTAATGATAGCCATTTATATCCTCAATGTATTGCTTGCTATTGCTATTGTTCAGCTACTAAAAAGAACAGATACTTTGGGCTGGAATATTCTTAAAAAACTCAGAAAATATACCGAAAGCAGAGCATAG
- a CDS encoding tRNA-(ms[2]io[6]A)-hydroxylase: MFRLKLPTDPRWANIAEGNLEEILTDHAWCEQKAATNAISLITMLPEHTDIVTELLAIAQEELDHFNQVHEIIKSRNMVLGNQRKDDYVGELFKFIIQGSREDYIIDKMLFAAMIEARSCERFKVLTENIKDEELKIFYYDLMISEANHYTTFIKFARQLGDPEKVNQRWEEWLAYEAKIIQSYGKKETIHG; the protein is encoded by the coding sequence ATGTTCAGACTAAAACTACCTACCGATCCTAGATGGGCGAATATCGCAGAAGGAAATTTAGAAGAAATACTTACCGACCATGCATGGTGCGAGCAAAAAGCTGCTACTAACGCCATATCTCTAATCACCATGCTTCCTGAACATACTGATATCGTCACTGAACTTTTAGCGATTGCTCAAGAGGAGTTAGACCATTTCAACCAAGTACATGAAATTATTAAAAGTAGAAATATGGTACTGGGCAATCAACGCAAAGATGATTATGTGGGAGAATTATTCAAATTCATCATTCAAGGTAGTAGAGAGGACTATATTATCGATAAAATGCTTTTTGCAGCCATGATAGAAGCCCGAAGTTGCGAGCGTTTCAAAGTCCTTACCGAAAATATAAAGGATGAAGAATTAAAAATATTTTATTATGATTTAATGATCTCTGAGGCCAACCATTATACTACATTTATTAAATTTGCTAGACAGCTGGGCGACCCAGAAAAAGTTAACCAAAGATGGGAAGAATGGCTTGCCTATGAGGCCAAAATCATCCAATCATACGGAAAAAAAGAAACCATACACGGATAA